A single region of the Zygotorulaspora mrakii chromosome 4, complete sequence genome encodes:
- the SEC53 gene encoding phosphomannomutase SEC53 (similar to Saccharomyces cerevisiae SEC53 (YFL045C); ancestral locus Anc_8.9) yields MAIPEFAYKEDPETLVLFDVDGTLTPARLTVSDEVRDALVKLRKKVCIGFVGGSDLSKQLEQLGPNVLNEFDYAFSENGLTAYRLGEKLASQSFINWIGEEKYNKLSVFILKYLASIELPRRRGTFLEFRNGMINVSPIGRNASTEERNEYEKYDKEHHIREKFVEALKNEFPDLGLTYSIGGQISFDVFPTGWDKTYCLQHVANDGFKKIHFFGDKTAKGGNDYEIYEDPRTIGHAVKTPQDTVRILKEIFDL; encoded by the coding sequence ATGGCTATCCCAGAATTCGCTTACAAGGAAGACCCTGAAACCTTAGTCCTTTTTGATGTCGATGGCACATTGACACCAGCCAGATTGACTGTGTCTGACGAGGTTAGAGACGCTTTGGTTAAATTGAGAAAGAAGGTCTGCATCGGTTTTGTTGGTGGTTCTGATTTGAGCAAACAGTTGGAACAGCTAGGTCCAAACGTTCTAAACGAATTCGATTATGCTTTCTCTGAAAATGGTTTGACCGCTTACAGATTGGGTGAAAAATTGGCGTCACAATCATTTATCAACTGGATTGGTGAAGAGAAATACAACAAACTGTCTGTTTTCATCTTGAAATACCTGGCAAGCATTGAACTGCCAAGGAGAAGAGGTACTTTCCTTGAATTCAGAAATGGTATGATAAATGTTTCGCCAATTGGTAGAAACGCCTCTACAGAAGAACGTAACGAGTACGAGAAGTATGACAAAGAGCATCATATTAGAGAGAAGTTTGTCGAAGCTCTAAAGAACGAGTTCCCTGATTTGGGTTTGACTTACTCAATCGGGGGTCAAATTTCCTTCGATGTTTTCCCAACCGGTTGGGATAAGACCTACTGTTTGCAACACGTTGCCAACGATGGCTTCAAGAAGATTCATTTCTTCGGCGACAAGACTGCTAAAGGTGGTAATGACTACGAAATTTACGAAGATCCAAGAACCATCGGACACGCCGTTAAAACACCACAAGACACCGTTAGAATCTTGAAAGAGATCTTTGATTTATAA
- the LAM6 gene encoding Lam6p (similar to Saccharomyces cerevisiae YFL042C and YLR072W; ancestral locus Anc_8.14): protein MSFSNDKWEPVSDDVVEVAEAAEAADDSEMTLTYRKGNGSNGCSDNFTATEEKEEDGTSSNSDFGKSSAGVDIISFEDENEDTKAEENDEQNDKSNEVKRSSSKTEHNEENVSNNVDALSFTDSEDSRKLVDKRRRSQLSSLPSPRSSNHRKSASSLDVSVPLTLKSSPADPHLSDVNSISSTEKMSQNKYTALNSVSNIMSNAEQDSQSTINKPAQEIPQRVAQASFFDNMISSLSFKTAGPNGFSNANKTSQNGNGKPTNPPDIITHRRQTSVDNKKLGSRKDSVMDIAESPLQQAEKPKEVFYKTLPSDNQKFDPKRFVDEKYLDTPFHYASEERNVEFHSLFTTMSKSDRLLDDFSCTLSREFLYQGRIYVSVDHLCFHSNLLGWVAKAIIPFKDVTYMEKTSTAGLFPNAISIETENGRTQFNGFISRDGAFTLIKEVWSRALLQLGEGGNQKSVPLDSSVDNETLLMDSGFNNKAFGNMTRPSEPPSRASFISENDSIIEDAIRSVDDYTPSYPRRDSEALTDEYSDDEEDNGVEAKDEAKVKVYKLKQGSKYDYDGPYYGKETQLPFTPENGNDYVLSELEYNAPPGVVFQLLFSGNNPSFWLEFFQSQDSSNFSDIGNFENVDEEGCRYRNFTYAKGLHFPVGPKSTKCVVEEKILHMDYSDYIDVLNTTRTPDVPSGGSFSTKTRYLFRWGSATTCILKVSFFVDWTAGSWIKSMIESSCKSGQISATKDLVKQIQRYVEDNTFETFSSIPSSPKKTQSRSKGSSKSSKDVSKKAFTSKTVLPMPKPTAFEKPSAFKSGNSVVLLSLVVIIALLALNLIYQIIIKKDLDRIIDAPFFKLLAPENHNFHAFARSLVDIPAKANNSKFRELLIPKLWAALQDKVVANFTDVSEVESTSNQVSREQLITFIETLLKEISDI, encoded by the coding sequence ATGTCGTTCTCGAATGACAAATGGGAACCTGTTTCTGATGATGTGGTAGAAGTGGCTGAAGCGGCTGAAGCGGCTGATGACAGTGAAATGACATTGACTTACCGCAAAGGTAATGGCAGCAATGGGTGCAGTGATAATTTCACAGCTACtgaagagaaagaggaagatggGACTTCGAGTAATAGCGactttggaaaaagttCAGCAGGTGTGGATATTATATCTTTCGAGGACGAGAACGAAGACACCAAGGCAGAAGAGAATGACGAGCAAAACGATAAATCAAATGAGGTTAAACGGAGCAGCAGTAAAACGGAGCATAATGAGGAAAATGTCAGCAACAATGTGGATGCGCTCAGTTTTACGGACTCAGAAGACTCTAGGAAATTAGTTGATAAGAGAAGGCGATCTCAATTGAGCTCTCTCCCTTCTCCAAGGTCTTCCAATCATAGAAAATCTGCATCTTCATTGGATGTTAGTGTCCCACTTACTTTAAAGTCTAGTCCCGCAGACCCCCATCTATCAGATGTAAATTCTATTTCCAGTACAGAAAAGATGTCTCAAAACAAATATACCGCTTTAAACTCGGTAAGCAATATAATGAGCAATGCCGAACAAGACTCTCAATCCACCATTAATAAGCCCGCTCAAGAAATCCCACAGCGAGTAGCGCAAGCGtccttttttgataatatgaTTTCGTCTCTTTCATTTAAAACAGCTGGACCAAACggcttttcaaatgcaaaCAAAACTTCACAGAACGGTAACGGTAAACCAACAAATCCACCTGATATCATAACGCATAGGAGACAGACATCTGTTGATAATAAGAAATTAGGAAGCAGGAAAGACTCTGTGATGGATATCGCTGAATCACCTTTACAACAAGCGGAGAAACCTAAAGAAGTATTTTATAAAACGCTACCATCGGATAACCAAAAATTCGACCCAAAGAGGTTTGtggatgaaaaatatctaGATACGCCATTTCACTATGCATCGGAAGAGAGGAATGTAGAATTTCACAGTTTGTTCACTACTATGTCTAAGAGTGATCGACTTTTGGATGATTTCAGTTGCACACTCAGCAGAGAATTTCTGTACCAAGGAAGGATATACGTGTCAGTGGATCACTTGTGTTTTCACTCCAATCTTCTAGGATGGGTTGCGAAAGCTATAATACCTTTCAAGGATGTGACGTACATGGAAAAAACATCGACAGCAGGTCTGTTTCCTAACGCAATCTCTATTGAAACAGAGAATGGAAGGACACAATTCAATGGCTTCATTTCGAGAGATGGTGCATTTACTTTAATCAAGGAAGTGTGGTCAAGAGCACTGTTGCAGTTAGGAGAAGGCGGAAATCAAAAGTCAGTTCCTTTAGATTCTTCCGTAGACAACGAAACTCTTTTGATGGATTCTGGATTCAACAATAAGGCCTTTGGAAACATGACTAGGCCAAGCGAGCCACCAAGTCGCGCTTCTTTCATCAGCGAGAACGACTCTATAATAGAGGACGCTATACGATCTGTGGACGACTACACACCCTCATACCCTAGACGTGATTCTGAAGCCCTTACCGATGAATAttcagatgatgaagaggacAATGGAGTCGAAGCAAAGGACGAAGCTAAAGTAAAAGTATacaaattgaaacaagGCTCCAAATATGATTACGACGGCCCCTATTACGGAAAAGAAACTCAATTGCCATTTACGCCTGAGAATGGTAATGACTATGTTCTATCGGAATTAGAGTATAATGCTCCACCGGGCGTAGTTTTTCAGCTATTATTCAGTGGCAACAATCCATCATTCTGGCTCGAGTTTTTCCAATCACAAGACTCctccaatttttcagatattgGAAATTTCGAGAATGTAGATGAGGAGGGTTGTCGCTATAGAAATTTCACCTATGCTAAAGGACTTCATTTTCCGGTTGGACCCAAATCAACTAAATGTGTtgttgaagagaaaattttgcatATGGATTACTCGGATTATATAGATGTTCTGAACACTACAAGAACGCCTGATGTTCCAAGTGGAGGTAGCTTTTCCACAAAAACAAGATATCTTTTTAGATGGGGATCGGCAACAACATGTATtttaaaagtttcatttttcGTGGATTGGACAGCTGGTAGTTGGATAAAGTCTATGATAGAGTCTAGTTGCAAAAGTGGTCAAATATCAGCTACAAAGGATTTGGTCAAACAGATACAGAGATACGTTGAGGATAATACCTTTGAGACCTTTTCAAGCATCCCAAGCTCGCCGAAAAAGACGCAATCAAGAAGTAAGGGTTCATCCAAAAGTTCCAAAGatgtttcaaagaaagcTTTCACCAGCAAGACGGTTCTTCCCATGCCCAAGCCCactgcttttgaaaaaccaaGTGCATTTAAAAGTGGCAACTCTGTGGTTCTTTTGTCACTTGTCGTGATAATAGCACTGCTGGCTTTAAATCTCATATATCAAATTATCATCAAGAAAGACCTTGACAGAATAATTGATGCTCCCTTTTTCAAGCTGCTCGCTCCAGAGAATCACAACTTTCATGCATTTGCTCGATCACTCGTTGATATTCCAGCAAAAGCTAATAATAGTAAATTCCGAGAGCTGCTAATACCTAAATTATGGGCTGCATTGCAGGATAAAGTGGTTGCGAACTTCACTGATGTGTCCGAAGTTGAAAGCACATCTAATCAAGTATCCCGAGAGCAGTTGATAACGTTTATTGAGACTCTGCTCAAGGAAATATCTGATATTTAG
- the BUD20 gene encoding Bud20p (similar to Saccharomyces cerevisiae BUD20 (YLR074C); ancestral locus Anc_8.11) — protein MGRYSVKRYKTKRRTKDLDLIYNELGSKEEIQRLLNQPLDETKPGLGQHYCIHCALYLETAAALKTHLKSKKHKRRVKELKGIPYTQEVANAAAGVNLNRFLQRVEHIKNRVGPEKESNEVLLKEHLSTALANISTVEPTLPWGEATTDAAADGAEVMAE, from the coding sequence ATGGGTAGATATTCGGTAAAGAGGTACAAGACCAAGAGGAGAACAAAGGATCTGGATCTTATCTATAATGAGCTGGGTTCCAAGGAGGAGATACAGCGTTTGCTGAATCAACCGCTGGACGAAACAAAGCCGGGGTTGGGGCAACACTATTGCATACATTGTGCTCTCTACCTTGAGACAGCTGCGGCGCTGAAGACACATTTGAAGAGTAAAAAACACAAGAGAAGGGTAAAAGAACTCAAGGGCATTCCATACACGCAGGAAGTAGCCAATGCGGCGGCAGGGGTAAATTTGAATAGATTCTTGCAGAGGGTTGAGCATATCAAGAATAGGGTGGGCCCGGAGAAGGAAAGCAACGAAGTGTTGTTGAAAGAACATCTCTCCACTGCGTTGGCCAACATCAGTACTGTAGAGCCCACGTTACCATGGGGCGAGGCGACGACCGACGCTGCGGCCGATGGGGCAGAAGTAATGGCAGAGTAG
- the OTU1 gene encoding ubiquitin-specific protease OTU1 (similar to Saccharomyces cerevisiae OTU1 (YFL044C); ancestral locus Anc_8.12) — MRLKISGPKGLNKVISLEKEDSLGKLLKVTTPPFEVSGVRFGYPPQTISISEDALEQAVDSFGISSGEKIVLIESMEKNSESVSLQKETPPVESQPVESPPTETKIDLPDGTCQLLRVHKVPDDNSCLFHAISYCNYKDISVSQQLRSVVADKIRSDPIEYSEAVLDKRNDLYAQWIMRKDSWGGGIEIALLSETLGTAIFVLDMDAQQFEKFNEDRFNQFMIILFNGIHYDSIELSSGRTIFDKNDDYLSQLILSGSLQIAKQMKQHGYSFNTRQDKIICNICNSEFAGEKDVAKHAKKTGHIDFGQASS; from the coding sequence ATGAGGTTGAAGATAAGTGGTCCTAAAGGATTAAATAAGGTGATATCTCTCGAAAAGGAAGATTCATTGGGTAAGCTCTTGAAAGTAACGACGCCACCCTTTGAAGTTTCTGGTGTCAGATTCGGTTATCCGCCACAAACCATAAGCATATCTGAGGATGCCCTTGAACAAGCTGTTGACTCTTTCGGAATCAGCTCAGGTGAGAAAATTGTACTCATAGAATCGATGGAAAAGAATTCAGAATCTgtttctttgcaaaaagaaaCTCCGCCTGTTGAATCTCAGCCGGTTGAATCGCCGCCGACAGAAACAAAGATTGATTTGCCTGATGGAACATGCCAGCTATTGAGAGTTCACAAAGTGCCTGATGATAACTCGTGTTTATTTCATGCTATTTCGTATTGTAACTACAAAGATATATCAGTCTCTCAGCAGCTGAGATCTGTGGTGGCAGACAAAATCAGATCGGATCCAATAGAGTACTCTGAAGCTGTCCTAGACAAACGTAACGATTTATATGCCCAATGGATCATGAGGAAGGATTCCTGGGGAGGCGGTATCGAAATTGCACTGCTATCGGAAACGCTGGGTACTGCAATATTTGTTCTTGATATGGATGCACAgcagtttgaaaaatttaatgaAGATAGGTTCaatcaattcatgataatACTATTCAACGGAATTCACTACGACTCAATTGAACTCTCCAGTGGACGTACTATCTTcgacaaaaatgatgacTATCTCAGCCAGCTTATACTTTCCGGATCGTTGCAAATTGCAAAACAAATGAAACAGCATGGATATTCCTTCAACACACGGCAGGACAAGATAATCTGTAACATCTGTAATTCGGAGTTCGCTGGCGAAAAAGATGTCGCAAAACATGCAAAGAAAACAGGCCACATCGATTTTGGTCAAGCCTCGAGCTAG
- the RGR1 gene encoding Rgr1p (similar to Saccharomyces cerevisiae RGR1 (YLR071C); ancestral locus Anc_8.15), giving the protein MTTELDSNQMMHGGHYNNGSGSSDKSHTLKDAQRLHRDDLDGVIRQNDITGGGVNSKPKKNNSEVVEYVSSDDPPPIPHVEVNQVPLTMSIRNLTVYTVTELSQFMKTNVHSNPGKLTSMKKLKFLQLIIFLRNQFLKLYVLLKWCRTIKNNNFHTMIDVLNWFRVTNATVNNCIWALRNNLTAMSNAKLPNVDLVTALEVLSLGRTNLPTHNFKISGEQEVSEQPTNGVETIPTRLILQRLKDLNLGVSLKMALVEVPEQFHDYTIKNGRIYITVQEQFEIQLATIDCHSPLFFVDLKFLFVSHMLPLNKARIEKVINEILYKSNKPLVSLYNFLHKYVLTLQLYMVHTELLKLESSGKFSGGNLLHRYDSKRSRISIKYWIHSKMGQKATITIGVDRRTRNLILKWNNPMANQSRIPTVYSDILQNLEAILDEIMFNHSHIIKADLLAKDVFQEDEENPDVLLFQIPTTCISMAPVQLKIDLITGVFYFRNPTALLSKYVSRINRAENADELTRVLQRLKLEKITHALRNMFEKTGWVCSKVIKLDQPIISQQHVEVAYANSSDLLQDDIFTRLPSWLANWYLILTVVSSNKSCIIEKRVGKVISVRGKWELSYLSNTGVTSAKLESITYQKVLHLQKAIFHKIINHTLIDSLNQLKIRNTACRVDALSSPLPEYITCPVKPSNELNGSALPTSTNKTQPGADNTSTPIITLELESFLEGSKALNDILESSMFMKFDYINSEIHLFAKFKRNTMMIKCTCDELLIHFVPKDPLTFYLSENFTNLNDIIQCLTKFRKKLMQLVVLTDVVERLHKNFASENFRIVALKPNEVSFKYLVHSSDDRDCTISIKTNEQTVEKLEVKLSPGNPQYIVQPFIDNEGLDCQFIFNYLQFTSSLFTTLKVILSEDKENSECFTMINLGLHNLREYQLLYHNPESGTKITLIIELKGVFHNGRNKTQFYVHFSDEEHISTKSLAYPLVHQVRNQIFMLDTKEALASNREIKYRNAIKLGDGIACDPSDIGPVLQEIHSILKTDSNITYENDSRTTLNAAPVAGSNKFKSNSNSTLTSNVNGTGIENGDSKVTPITASWDFSSPASASRGTRGTLVPKTDKMRDERE; this is encoded by the coding sequence ATGACTACAGAACTGGATTCTAATCAAATGATGCATGGTGGTCATTATAATAATGGATCTGGCAGTTCAGACAAGTCGCATACTTTAAAAGACGCACAGAGACTCCATCGTGATGATTTAGATGGCGTAATACGTCAAAATGATATAACAGGCGGCGGAGTGAACAGTAAACCAAAGAAGAACAATAGTGAGGTAGTGGAGTACGTATCGTCAGATGATCCTCCGCCAATTCCGCATGTTGAAGTCAATCAAGTTCCTCTTACCATGTCGATACGAAATCTGACGGTATATACCGTAACAGAACTATCACAGTTTATGAAAACTAATGTTCACTCCAATCCTGGGAAATTAACCTCAATGAAGAAGCTTAAGTTTTTACAGctgataatttttttgaggaatcaatttttaaaattatATGTCCTATTGAAGTGGTGTCGCACGATTAAGAATAACAATTTTCACACAATGATTGATGTTTTGAATTGGTTTAGAGTCACTAATGCCACTGTGAACAACTGTATATGGGCTCTCAGGAACAATTTGACAGCAATGTCTAATGCTAAGTTGCCCAACGTTGACTTGGTCACTGCATTGGAAGTTTTGAGTTTAGGGAGAACCAACTTGCCTACacataatttcaaaatcagtGGCGAGCAAGAAGTTTCTGAACAACCAACAAATGGTGTAGAGACTATACCAACAAGACTCATTTTGCAAAGGCTTAAGGATTTGAACTTAGGAGTATCATTGAAGATGGCACTTGTCGAAGTACCGGAGCAGTTCCACGATTAcacaataaaaaatgggCGAATATACATTACAGTACAAGAACAATTCGAAATTCAATTGGCAACTATAGATTGTCATTCACCGCTTTTTTTCGTTGACTTAaagtttttatttgttAGCCATATGTTACCTCTTAATAAAgcaagaattgaaaaggtCATTAATGAAATACTTTACAAAAGTAATAAACCATTGGTAAGTCTATACAACTTCCTCCACAAATATGTACTCACATTACAGCTCTACATGGTTCACACAGAGCTTCTGAAACTAGAAAGTAGCGGGAAATTTTCTGGAGGTAATTTGCTTCATAGGTATGATTCGAAAAGGAGCAGAATCTCAATCAAGTATTGgattcattcaaaaatgggTCAAAAGGCTACCATCACAATTGGTGTTGACCGCCGTACGCGAAATCTCATTTTGAAGTGGAATAATCCCATGGCCAACCAATCACGCATACCAACAGTTTACAGtgatattttacaaaatctGGAGGCAATTCTTGATGAGATAATGTTCAATCACTCGCATATAATAAAGGCAGACCTTTTAGCCAAAGATGTTTTCcaggaagatgaagaaaatccaGACgtccttctttttcaaattccaACTACTTGTATTTCTATGGCTCCAGTTCAACTGAAGATAGACTTGATCACCGgtgttttttatttcagAAATCCAACGGCCCTTTTATcaaaatacgtcagtagAATTAACAGAGCAGAAAATGCGGATGAGTTGACCAGGGTACTTCAAAGGTTAAAGCTTGAAAAGATTACACACGCATTAAGGAACATGTTCGAGAAAACTGGTTGGGTTTGTAGCAAAGTCATCAAACTTGATCAACCAATCATTAGCCAACAACATGTGGAAGTTGCTTATGCTAATTCGTCAGATTTACTCCAGGATGACATCTTCACTAGACTGCCGAGTTGGTTGGCAAATTGGTATTTGATCTTAACAGTAGTCTCATCAAATAAATCCTGCATAATCGAAAAACGTGTGGGTAAAGTCATTTCTGTTAGGGGAAAATGGGAGCTATCGTATTTGAGTAATACAGGTGTCACCTCTGCAAAGTTGGAATCGATTAcatatcaaaaagttttgcaTTTACAAAAGGCCATATTTCATAAAATTATAAATCACACATTAATTGACTCattgaatcaattgaagattCGGAATACAGCATGTCGTGTGGATGCATTGTCCTCACCCCTTCCCGAATATATCACATGCCCAGTCAAACCATCAAATGAATTGAACGGCTCGGCATTACCCACCAGCACTAATAAAACTCAACCAGGAGCTGATAATACATCCACCCCTATCATTACTTTAGAGCTCGAATCCTTTTTGGAAGGATCTAAAGCTTTGAATGATATTCTAGAAAGCTCGATGTTTATGAAGTTCGACTACATAAATTCAGAGATACATCTGTTTGCAAAGTTCAAACGGAACACGATGATGATCAAATGCACATGTGATGAATTGCTGATTCATTTTGTCCCTAAAGACCCCTTAACATTCTACTTAAGTGAGAATTTCACCAACCTGAATGATATCATCCAATGTTTGACgaaattcagaaaaaaattgatgcaATTAGTTGTACTCACAGATGTTGTTGAAAGGCTACACAAAAACTTTGCTTCGGAGAATTTCAGGATTGTTGCACTGAAGCCTAATGAagtttctttcaaatacttgGTGCATAGTTCGGATGACCGGGATTGCACCATTAGCATTAAAACAAATGAGCAAACCGTAGAGAAGCTAGAAGTTAAACTCTCTCCAGGTAATCCGCAATACATTGTTCAACCATTCATCGATAATGAAGGCCTGGACTGtcaattcattttcaattacCTACAGTTCACGTCGTCATTATTCACAACTTTAAAAGTGATTCTTTCCGAAGACAAAGAGAATTCTGAATGTTTCACAATGATCAATTTGGGTCTGCACAACCTTCGTGAATACCAGCTCTTGTATCATAACCCCGAATCTGGCACAAAAATCACCCTTATAATAGAGCTGAAAGGTGTATTTCACAATGGTCGGAACAAGACTCAATTTTACGTGCATTTTTCAGACGAGGAACACATATCTACTAAATCTCTGGCATATCCGCTGGTGCATCAAGTTCGCAACCAGATATTTATGTTAGATACAAAGGAAGCCCTGGCAAGCAATCGTGAGATCAAGTACCGTAATGCCATAAAACTGGGTGACGGTATAGCATGCGACCCATCGGACATTGGACCTGTTTTGCAAGAAATTCACAGTATTCTCAAGACAGATAGTAACATTACTTACGAAAATGATTCCCGCACAACCCTGAATGCGGCACCCGTCGCGGGTAGTAATAAGTTCAAATCTAACTCAAATTCTACTCTCACCTCAAATGTCAATGGAACCGGAATCGAAAATGGTGATAGCAAAGTTACTCCTATTACAGCATCTTGGGATTTTTCATCGCCGGCAAGCGCATCACGGGGAACCCGGGGAACTCTCGTGCCAAAAACTGATAAAATGCGGGATGAAAGAGAATAA
- the XYL2 gene encoding D-xylulose reductase XYL2 (similar to Saccharomyces cerevisiae XYL2 (YLR070C); ancestral locus Anc_8.16), with protein sequence MVQAEQEAVILQKAGLITIGKRPIPEIEDPNDVKVQIKATGICGSDVHYYKTGAIGDFVVKEPMVLGHESSGVVVEVGSKVQNVKVGDRVAIEPGIPSRYSEETMSGHYNLCPHMRFCATPPYDGTLLKYFLVPKDFVYKLEDHVSFEEGAIVEPLSVAVHANKLAKTTFGNVAVVFGAGPVGLLTGATASAFGALEIVFIDIFEHKLERAKQFKATHALRWKPHEKEADIVKEISKALGGRKPDVVFECSGAESCIRAAVKVCNRGGSIVQVGMGKDDVLFPITELGVKELTFHGSFRYYKGDYKDAVSLITTGKIDVRPLITRRFPFAEAVEAYKYNVDHAAEITKTIIEGPE encoded by the coding sequence ATGGTTCAAGCGGAGCAAGAAGCAGTCATATTGCAAAAAGCAGGTCTCATAACGATTGGCAAACGTCCAATTCCAGAGATTGAAGATCCGAACGATGTCAAAGTTCAGATCAAGGCCACAGGTATCTGTGGATCAGACGTTCACTACTATAAGACAGGGGCCATCGGCGACTTTGTTGTGAAGGAGCCAATGGTTCTGGGCCACGAATCAAGTGGAGTAGTAGTTGAGGTTGGTAGCAAAGTCCAGAATGTGAAAGTTGGCGATCGCGTAGCTATTGAACCGGGTATCCCCAGCAGATACTCCGAAGAGACGATGTCTGGACACTATAATTTATGCCCACATATGAGATTCTGTGCCACGCCTCCCTACGATGGTACTCTATTGAAGTATTTTTTGGTGCCAAAAGATTTTGTGTACAAATTGGAGGACCATGTGTCTTTTGAAGAGGGTGCTATCGTGGAGCCTCTATCTGTGGCTGTTCATGCAAATAAATTAGCCAAGACTACCTTTGGGAACGTTGCTGTTGTGTTTGGTGCAGGTCCTGTCGGATTGTTGACAGGTGCCACAGCTAGTGCGTTTGGTGCGCTTGAGATTGTTTTCATTGACATTTTCGAACATAAACTGGAGAGGGCAAAGCAATTCAAGGCTACACATGCCCTACGCTGGAAGCCACacgaaaaagaagctgatATTGTTAAGGAGATTTCGAAAGCGCTAGGTGGTAGGAAGCCAGATGTTGTGTTCGAATGCTCTGGCGCAGAATCATGCATCAGAGCTGCAGTAAAGGTCTGCAACCGAGGCGGCTCTATAGTGCAAGTAGGTATGGGTAAGGACGATGTTCTCTTCCCCATTACCGAGCTTGGTGTTAAAGAGCTTACATTTCACGGTTCATTCAGATACTACAAAGGTGATTACAAAGATGCCGTTTCTTTGATTACCACGGGCAAAATTGATGTGAGGCCTTTGATCACCCGTAGATTTCCATTTGCAGAGGCTGTTGAAGCATACAAGTACAATGTTGACCATGCCGCCGAGATTACTAAGACTATTATAGAAGGACCCGAATGA
- the RPL10 gene encoding 60S ribosomal protein uL16 (similar to Saccharomyces cerevisiae RPL10 (YLR075W); ancestral locus Anc_8.10), which produces MARRPARCYRYQKNKPYPKSRYNRAVPDSKIRIYDLGKKKATVDEFPLCVHLVSNELEQLSSEALEAARICGNKYMTKISGRDAFHLRVRVHPFHVLRINKMLSCAGADRLQQGMRGAWGKPHGLAARVAIGQIIFSVRTKDNNKDVVIEGLRRARYKFPGQQKIIISKKWGFTNLDREEYVKKRDAGEVKDDGAFVKFLSKKGSLEHNFNEFPEYFTAQA; this is translated from the coding sequence ATGGCTAGAAGACCAGCTAGATGTTAcagatatcaaaagaacaagCCTTACCCAAAGTCTAGGTACAACAGAGCTGTTCCAGACTCCAAGATCAGAATCTATGATTTGGGTAAAAAGAAGGCCACAGTCGATGAATTTCCTCTATGTGTCCACTTGGTCTCCAACGAATTGGAACAGTTGTCCTCTGAGGCTTTGGAAGCAGCCCGTATCTGTGGTAACAAGTACATGACCAAGATCTCAGGTAGAGATGCCTTCCACTTGAGAGTCAGAGTGCACCCATTCCACGTTTTGAGAATCAACAAGATGTTGTCCTGTGCCGGTGCGGATAGATTGCAACAAGGTATGAGAGGTGCTTGGGGTAAACCCCACGGTTTGGCCGCTCGTGTCGCTATCGGTCAAATTATCTTCTCTGTCAGAACCAAGGACAACAACAAAGATGTTGTCATCGAGGGTTTGAGAAGAGCTAGATACAAGTTCCCAGGTCAACAAAAGATCATCATCTCCAAGAAGTGGGGTTTCACCAATCTGGACAGAGAAGAATACGTCAAGAAGAGAGACGCCGGTGAAGTCAAAGATGACGGTGCCTTCGTCAAGTTCTTGTCCAAGAAGGGTTCTTTGGAGCACAACTTCAACGAGTTCCCAGAATATTTCACCGCTCAAGCTTGA